From Deinococcus aquaticus, one genomic window encodes:
- the sucD gene encoding succinate--CoA ligase subunit alpha, with translation MGILVDNNSRVIVQGMTGREGASHSRAMKDFGTQVVAGVTPGKGGTDFEGWPVYNSVAEAKAAHDANVSIIFVPPAGAADAVLEAAHAGMPLIVLITEGVPTVDMMKAVQEVKTLDAASRAEGGQGVRLIGGNCPGLVTNGQAKVGIMPNKIYTNPGRIGLISRSGTLTYEAAKLLNDAGMGTSTTVGIGGDPVIGTTFADVLPLFEADPDTDAIVVIGEIGGADEEAAAEYIAKHMKKPVVAFISGRSAPKGKRMGHAGAIIMGDVGTPESKLAAFAAANVPVADTMPEIIDMVKAALNK, from the coding sequence ATGGGCATTCTCGTTGACAACAACAGCCGCGTCATCGTGCAGGGCATGACCGGACGCGAAGGCGCCAGCCACAGCCGCGCCATGAAGGACTTCGGCACGCAGGTCGTCGCGGGCGTCACGCCCGGCAAGGGCGGCACCGACTTCGAAGGCTGGCCCGTGTACAACAGCGTCGCCGAGGCGAAAGCCGCGCACGACGCCAACGTCAGCATCATCTTCGTGCCCCCGGCCGGCGCCGCTGACGCCGTGCTGGAAGCCGCGCACGCCGGCATGCCCCTGATCGTCCTGATCACCGAGGGCGTGCCCACCGTGGACATGATGAAAGCCGTGCAGGAAGTCAAGACGCTCGACGCGGCCAGCCGCGCCGAGGGCGGCCAGGGCGTCCGACTGATCGGCGGCAACTGCCCCGGTCTGGTCACCAACGGCCAGGCGAAAGTCGGCATCATGCCCAACAAGATCTACACCAACCCCGGCCGCATCGGCCTGATCAGCCGCAGCGGCACCCTGACCTACGAGGCCGCCAAGCTGCTGAACGACGCGGGCATGGGCACCAGCACCACCGTCGGCATCGGCGGCGACCCCGTGATCGGCACGACCTTCGCGGACGTGCTGCCCCTGTTCGAAGCCGACCCCGACACCGACGCCATCGTCGTGATCGGCGAGATCGGCGGCGCGGACGAGGAAGCCGCCGCCGAGTACATCGCCAAGCACATGAAGAAGCCCGTCGTGGCCTTCATCAGCGGCCGCAGCGCGCCCAAGGGCAAGCGCATGGGTCACGCCGGCGCGATCATCATGGGCGACGTGGGCACCCCGGAAAGCAAACTGGCCGCGTTCGCCGCTGCGAACGTCCCGGTCGCCGACACCATGCCCGAAATCATCGACATGGTCAAGGCAGCCCTGAACAAGTAA
- the sucC gene encoding ADP-forming succinate--CoA ligase subunit beta, with product MKLHEYQGKEILRQFGVNVQDGKVARTPDEVRQIAREYGQPVVVKAQVHVGGRGKAGGVKFSPTEDKAFENGEKILGMDIKGLTVNKVLVTKAVDIDAGVEYYVGMIVDRNVQSYTLMASAEGGMEIEEVAAATPEKIIKHRVDPVTGLRPYEAREVAIKAGFKGNLNKIADMMVKMSEAALKRDAVLVEINPLFVGPDGIPLALDTKFEIDDNAMYRHQDLADWRELEAEHPLEIEASKYGFAYVKLDDGNVGVLGNGAGIVMTSLDVVNRAGAKPANFLDIGGGAKAEIVYNAVKLVSKDTDVKAIFINIFGGITRADEVAKGVIQALNDGILTKPVRMRIAGTAEDEAKALLAEVGSPLIQMYATMFEAADEAAKDANAAEGK from the coding sequence GTGAAACTTCACGAGTATCAGGGTAAGGAAATTCTGCGCCAGTTCGGCGTCAACGTTCAGGACGGCAAGGTCGCCCGCACCCCCGACGAGGTGCGCCAGATCGCCCGCGAGTACGGACAGCCCGTCGTCGTCAAGGCCCAGGTGCACGTGGGCGGACGCGGCAAGGCCGGCGGCGTGAAATTCAGCCCCACCGAAGACAAGGCCTTCGAGAACGGCGAGAAGATCCTCGGCATGGACATCAAGGGCCTGACCGTCAACAAGGTCCTGGTCACCAAGGCCGTCGACATCGACGCTGGCGTCGAGTACTACGTCGGCATGATCGTCGACCGTAACGTGCAGAGCTACACCCTGATGGCCAGCGCCGAGGGTGGCATGGAAATCGAGGAAGTGGCCGCCGCCACCCCCGAGAAGATCATCAAGCACCGCGTCGACCCCGTCACGGGCCTGCGCCCCTACGAGGCGCGCGAGGTAGCTATCAAGGCCGGCTTCAAGGGCAACCTGAATAAGATCGCCGACATGATGGTCAAGATGAGCGAGGCCGCGCTGAAGCGTGACGCCGTGCTGGTCGAGATCAACCCGCTGTTTGTCGGCCCCGACGGCATCCCGCTCGCGCTCGACACCAAGTTCGAGATCGATGACAACGCCATGTACCGCCACCAGGACCTCGCTGACTGGCGCGAACTGGAAGCCGAGCACCCCCTCGAAATCGAGGCCAGCAAGTACGGCTTCGCCTACGTGAAACTCGACGACGGCAACGTCGGCGTGCTGGGCAACGGCGCGGGCATCGTGATGACCAGCCTCGACGTGGTCAACCGCGCCGGCGCCAAACCCGCCAACTTCCTCGACATCGGCGGCGGCGCCAAGGCCGAGATCGTGTACAACGCGGTCAAACTGGTCAGCAAGGACACCGACGTCAAGGCCATCTTCATCAACATCTTCGGCGGCATCACCCGCGCCGACGAGGTCGCCAAGGGCGTCATCCAGGCCCTGAACGACGGCATCCTGACCAAGCCCGTGCGCATGCGCATCGCGGGCACGGCCGAGGACGAGGCCAAGGCGCTGCTCGCCGAGGTGGGCAGCCCCCTGATCCAGATGTACGCCACCATGTTCGAGGCCGCCGACGAGGCCGCCAAGGACGCCAACGCCGCGGAGGGCAAGTAA
- a CDS encoding M24 family metallopeptidase, with protein MSQLEQLRAVMGRAGVDALWISDAANVRYLSGFTGGKDGKVLVTPQGETLYTDARYTVQAEQESRMPQFIARPPATLEHAAPGVAGLRVGFEAESLTVAELEQLREFWPQATLVGTAGVLSELRMIKTPAEVQAVRDAQALADRVFAQVRPMIRAGVRELDVALEIESLLRRAGAESAFEIIVASGPRGAMPHGVASERVIEDGELVTVDMGARLNGYNSDMTRTVAVGTPSPEMRRVYRAVLEAEEAAVQAVRPGVSGAELDALARGILTGHGLGEAFAHSLGHGVGLMVHEGPSLRGSSEDVLRPGMIVTVEPGAYLPDVGGVRIEDLVLVTDDGFEVLSRSEKEVV; from the coding sequence ATGAGTCAACTGGAGCAGTTGCGGGCCGTGATGGGCCGCGCCGGAGTGGACGCCCTGTGGATCAGCGACGCGGCGAACGTGCGGTACCTGAGCGGATTCACGGGCGGCAAGGACGGCAAGGTACTGGTCACGCCGCAGGGCGAGACGCTGTACACCGACGCGCGGTACACGGTGCAGGCGGAGCAGGAGTCGCGCATGCCGCAGTTCATTGCGCGCCCCCCGGCCACGCTGGAGCACGCCGCGCCGGGCGTCGCGGGCCTGCGCGTGGGCTTCGAGGCCGAGAGCCTGACCGTGGCCGAACTGGAGCAGTTGCGGGAGTTCTGGCCGCAGGCGACGCTGGTGGGAACGGCCGGGGTGCTGTCGGAGCTGCGCATGATCAAGACGCCGGCCGAGGTGCAGGCCGTGCGGGACGCGCAGGCGCTGGCCGACCGGGTGTTCGCGCAGGTGCGCCCCATGATCCGTGCGGGCGTGCGTGAGCTGGACGTGGCGCTGGAGATCGAGTCGCTGCTGCGCCGCGCGGGGGCCGAAAGTGCCTTTGAGATCATCGTGGCGAGCGGGCCGCGCGGGGCGATGCCGCACGGCGTGGCGTCCGAGCGCGTGATCGAAGACGGCGAACTGGTCACGGTGGACATGGGCGCGCGCCTGAACGGGTACAACAGCGACATGACCCGCACGGTGGCCGTGGGCACGCCCAGCCCCGAGATGCGCCGCGTGTACCGGGCTGTGCTGGAGGCCGAGGAAGCGGCGGTGCAGGCGGTGCGGCCCGGCGTGAGCGGCGCGGAACTGGACGCCCTGGCGCGCGGCATCCTGACCGGGCACGGGCTGGGCGAGGCGTTCGCGCACTCGCTGGGGCACGGGGTGGGCCTGATGGTCCATGAGGGCCCCAGCCTGCGCGGCAGCAGCGAGGACGTGCTGCGGCCCGGCATGATCGTGACCGTCGAGCCCGGCGCGTACCTGCCGGACGTGGGCGGCGTGCGCATCGAGGACCTGGTGCTGGTCACCGATGACGGCTTCGAGGTCCTGAGCCGCAGCGAGAAGGAAGTCGTGTGA
- a CDS encoding RlpA-like double-psi beta-barrel domain-containing protein, whose protein sequence is MSLSRAGRAILVAAALAGMLGSAQAGSYRVQSGDTLWQIARAHGVSVQALLDLNGRTDGVIRPGEVLTVPGGSAAAQATVRAAAVPATPQAVGQRGQAVYYGGRRDARTVMTAAHLNLPFGTWVRVTHERTGRSVDVLINDRGPFGVPSRIIDLSREAASALGILSEGIAPVRVDVLR, encoded by the coding sequence GTGAGTCTCTCCAGAGCGGGACGGGCGATCCTGGTCGCCGCCGCACTGGCCGGCATGCTGGGATCGGCGCAGGCCGGGTCGTACCGCGTGCAGTCCGGCGACACGCTGTGGCAGATCGCGCGGGCGCACGGGGTGAGCGTGCAGGCGCTGCTGGACCTGAACGGCCGGACGGACGGGGTGATCCGGCCGGGCGAGGTGCTGACCGTGCCGGGCGGGAGCGCGGCGGCGCAGGCGACGGTCCGCGCGGCAGCCGTGCCGGCAACGCCGCAGGCGGTCGGGCAGCGCGGACAGGCCGTGTACTACGGCGGCCGCCGGGACGCCCGCACGGTCATGACGGCCGCGCACCTGAATCTGCCGTTCGGAACGTGGGTGCGGGTCACGCATGAACGGACGGGCCGCAGCGTGGACGTCCTGATCAACGACCGCGGGCCGTTCGGGGTGCCGTCCCGGATTATCGACCTGTCCCGCGAGGCAGCGTCGGCGCTGGGAATTCTCAGCGAGGGAATCGCGCCTGTGCGGGTGGACGTGCTGCGCTAG
- a CDS encoding YbjN domain-containing protein, whose amino-acid sequence MTMETALLTLDTLAKYLKEKEVQLDMEENNGQRFIRMGWRFEMGDAAVLVSVNDGPNNTSRLEVTCVTQKQYNDRRNEVVNMLNDRNRERAFARSIDADGNVWLEYVGFYPTLAEMPQETFDTLFGGVLMHFQDDYGTLEGYVAQNGPQLQQPQA is encoded by the coding sequence ATGACGATGGAAACGGCTCTACTGACCCTGGATACCCTTGCGAAGTACCTCAAGGAAAAAGAAGTTCAGCTGGACATGGAAGAGAACAACGGTCAGCGGTTTATCCGCATGGGCTGGCGCTTCGAGATGGGCGACGCGGCCGTGCTGGTCAGCGTGAACGACGGCCCGAACAACACCAGCCGTCTGGAAGTGACCTGCGTGACCCAGAAGCAGTACAACGACCGCCGCAACGAGGTCGTGAACATGCTCAACGACCGCAACCGCGAGCGGGCCTTCGCGCGTTCCATCGACGCCGACGGCAACGTGTGGTTGGAGTACGTGGGCTTCTACCCCACCCTGGCCGAGATGCCCCAGGAGACCTTCGACACGCTGTTCGGCGGCGTGCTGATGCACTTCCAGGATGACTACGGCACCCTGGAAGGTTACGTGGCCCAGAACGGCCCGCAGCTGCAGCAGCCCCAGGCCTGA
- a CDS encoding sensor histidine kinase: MRFQFTLVIFMLAFLPNVVLTITAQPSVPASTLTAWMLIVGFLCALVGYVLSGTLLRAVSRLQTEVEHGDFTQPHPDDPSEILALRGAFTGLLGRLGTEQGRRNAFMATLVHDLKTPLIATGHLTRALTTLPLPEEERRAVGEQIQAETTRLLSLVQQMADAHRFEQEDVQVHTVPTDLRALASQVAARLDAQVTPHLTLSVSGQGHADVDPGLLDRAVTNLTVNALRYASGHVDISVTPRGIEVTDDGPGLSGPLSELAQPFNSQPTTIAGRQYTAGTAGLGLFIVRRIAEAHGGHLHYDRLHPDRLPEQTPGDVPGTAPTHHPAAPPDPDAPTHDRTPHLTRFTLALPEVTP, encoded by the coding sequence ATGCGGTTTCAGTTCACGCTGGTGATCTTCATGCTGGCCTTCCTGCCGAACGTGGTCCTGACCATCACGGCGCAGCCCAGCGTGCCCGCCTCCACCCTGACCGCCTGGATGCTGATCGTGGGCTTCCTGTGCGCGCTGGTCGGGTACGTCCTGAGCGGGACGCTCCTGCGCGCTGTCAGCCGCCTTCAGACCGAGGTGGAACACGGCGATTTCACGCAGCCGCACCCGGACGACCCCAGCGAGATCCTGGCCCTGCGCGGCGCGTTCACGGGGCTGCTGGGCCGCCTGGGCACCGAACAGGGCCGCCGCAACGCCTTCATGGCCACGCTGGTCCACGACCTGAAAACCCCGCTGATCGCCACCGGGCACCTGACCCGCGCCCTGACCACGCTGCCGCTGCCGGAAGAGGAGCGCCGCGCGGTGGGCGAGCAGATTCAGGCGGAAACCACGCGCCTGCTGTCGCTGGTGCAGCAGATGGCCGACGCCCACCGCTTCGAGCAGGAAGACGTGCAGGTGCACACCGTGCCCACCGACCTGCGCGCCCTGGCCAGTCAGGTGGCCGCCCGGCTGGACGCGCAGGTGACGCCGCACCTGACCCTCAGCGTGAGCGGGCAGGGGCACGCCGACGTGGACCCCGGCCTGCTGGACCGCGCCGTGACGAACCTGACCGTGAATGCCCTGCGTTACGCCAGCGGGCACGTGGACATCAGCGTCACGCCGCGCGGCATCGAGGTCACCGACGACGGCCCCGGACTGTCCGGCCCCCTGAGTGAACTGGCGCAGCCGTTCAACTCGCAGCCGACCACCATTGCCGGCAGGCAGTACACCGCCGGGACCGCCGGACTGGGCCTGTTCATCGTGCGCCGCATCGCCGAGGCGCACGGCGGGCACCTGCACTACGACCGGCTGCACCCTGACCGGCTGCCGGAACAGACGCCGGGTGACGTGCCCGGCACCGCGCCCACCCACCACCCGGCCGCGCCCCCCGACCCTGATGCCCCCACGCACGACCGCACGCCCCACCTGACCCGTTTCACTCTCGCACTGCCGGAGGTAACACCATGA
- a CDS encoding response regulator, translated as MRLVIADDHPLFRMGLKYALIHQGFDVVAEASDGLSALEACRALQPDAALLDVKMPGMTGIEVCERLRQSNPRLVSVLITTFAEPAIVQAARAAGARGYVSKETDPESLARQLRDIVANPDVDRLPHVDVPRLTPRESEVLPLLAQGYSNKEIAKNLGVSPDTVKDHLARLYAKLDAGDRTEAVSRARSIGLLH; from the coding sequence ATGAGACTCGTAATCGCCGATGACCACCCGCTGTTCCGCATGGGCCTGAAATACGCACTGATTCACCAGGGCTTCGATGTCGTGGCCGAGGCCAGCGACGGCCTGAGCGCCCTGGAAGCCTGCCGCGCCCTGCAACCCGACGCCGCGCTGCTGGACGTCAAGATGCCCGGCATGACCGGCATCGAGGTCTGCGAGCGCCTGCGGCAGAGTAACCCCCGGCTGGTCAGCGTGCTGATCACCACCTTCGCCGAGCCCGCCATCGTGCAGGCCGCCCGCGCCGCCGGGGCGCGCGGGTACGTCAGCAAGGAGACCGACCCGGAAAGCCTGGCGCGGCAACTGCGCGACATCGTGGCGAACCCCGACGTGGACCGCCTGCCGCACGTGGACGTACCCCGCCTGACGCCCCGCGAATCCGAGGTACTGCCCCTGCTAGCGCAGGGCTACAGCAACAAGGAGATCGCCAAGAACCTGGGCGTCAGCCCGGACACCGTCAAGGACCACCTGGCGCGCCTGTACGCCAAGCTGGACGCCGGGGACCGCACCGAGGCGGTCAGCCGCGCCCGCTCCATCGGCCTGCTGCACTGA
- a CDS encoding pyridoxal phosphate-dependent aminotransferase has product MSGPFLLSDRALSLKPSSTVAVTSRALELRRQGVDVISMSVGEPDFDTPTHVKAAAIAAIESGKTKYTAVNGIPELREAISAKFARENGLSYAPDCVTVTSGGKQALFNAFLALLNPGDEVLIPAPYWVSYPEMVALAGAVPVAVPTTPESGFQLDPQALEARVTPRTRMIVLNSPGNPTGAVFTPEVLEAVAGVAQRHGLIIVTDEMYEHLVYDARQVSIGLYAPEHTLTINGASKAYAMTGWRIGYAGGPRGVIAAMNALQSQSTSNASSVSQYAALAALDQHEATARFIDMARGAYRERRDVIVAGLNAMGLPTPTPQGAFYVMANTDRIHTDELEAARRILDDARVAVVPGTDFGAPGQVRLSYATDLNTIQEVLRRIGTLLI; this is encoded by the coding sequence ATGAGTGGCCCCTTTCTGCTGTCTGACCGTGCCCTGAGCCTCAAGCCGTCCTCAACGGTCGCCGTGACCAGCCGCGCGCTGGAACTGCGGCGTCAGGGCGTGGACGTGATCAGCATGAGCGTGGGCGAACCGGATTTCGACACGCCCACGCACGTAAAGGCGGCTGCCATTGCCGCCATTGAATCTGGTAAGACGAAGTACACGGCGGTCAACGGCATTCCGGAACTGCGCGAGGCGATCAGCGCAAAATTTGCGCGCGAGAACGGCCTGAGCTACGCGCCGGACTGCGTGACGGTCACGAGTGGCGGCAAGCAGGCGCTGTTCAATGCTTTTCTGGCGCTGCTGAATCCGGGTGACGAGGTGCTGATTCCCGCGCCGTACTGGGTGAGCTACCCGGAAATGGTGGCGCTGGCGGGCGCGGTGCCGGTGGCCGTGCCGACCACGCCGGAATCGGGTTTCCAGCTGGACCCGCAGGCGCTGGAGGCGCGCGTGACGCCCAGGACCCGCATGATCGTACTGAACAGTCCCGGTAACCCCACGGGCGCGGTGTTCACGCCGGAGGTGCTGGAGGCGGTGGCGGGCGTGGCGCAGCGGCATGGCCTGATCATCGTGACGGACGAGATGTACGAGCATCTGGTGTACGACGCACGGCAGGTCAGCATCGGCCTGTACGCGCCGGAGCACACGCTGACCATCAACGGGGCCAGCAAGGCGTACGCCATGACCGGCTGGCGCATCGGGTACGCGGGCGGGCCCCGGGGCGTGATCGCCGCCATGAACGCCCTGCAATCCCAGAGCACCAGCAACGCCAGCAGTGTTTCGCAGTACGCGGCGCTGGCCGCCCTGGATCAGCATGAGGCGACGGCGCGCTTTATCGACATGGCGCGCGGGGCGTACCGCGAGCGGCGCGACGTGATCGTCGCCGGCCTGAACGCCATGGGTCTGCCCACTCCCACCCCGCAGGGCGCGTTCTACGTGATGGCGAACACGGACCGCATCCACACCGACGAACTGGAAGCCGCGCGCCGCATCCTGGACGACGCGCGGGTGGCGGTCGTGCCGGGCACGGATTTCGGCGCGCCGGGACAGGTGCGCCTGAGTTACGCGACCGACCTGAACACCATCCAGGAGGTGCTGCGCCGCATCGGCACCCTACTGATCTGA
- a CDS encoding excinuclease ABC subunit UvrA has product MTDRAFIEVRGAREHNLKNVSLDIPKRQLTVFTGVSGSGKSSLVFDTLAAEAQRQLNETFTAFVQGFLPHYGQPDVDSVSHLNAPVVINQKRVGGGARSTVGTYTDIAAPLRVLFSRAGQPSAGPAFAYSFNTPQGMCPECEGIGRTTQLDLDRLLDRSLSLNGGAIQHPDFRPGKWLWKTYALSGLFDLDRPVQDYSEHDLHLLLHGRDLKVSLGEINMTYEGLVDRFGRMYLKKDAAAMSDRSRAVFEQFVTGGTCPVCGGARLNAAALESRIEGRNIAELSDLEATELLDFLRGLSDPAAARVAGHLTQRLSHLVEIGLGYLSLSRETASLSGGEGQRLKLVRHLGNSLTDMLYILDEPSVGLHARDVSRLTGLLGALRDKGNTVLVVEHDPDVILAADHVVDIGPGPGVRGGEVTFQGPVAALLEAGTLTGRHLGRPLPLKEQVRVPTGWLRVQGARRHNLRDVTVDIPTGVLTVVTGVAGSGKSTLIHDVFLPRHPDAVVVDQSRVTTNSRSAPATYTGIMDPIRRAFAKASGQSPALFSFNSEGSCPNCAGLGVVYTDLAFMEGLSTTCEACQGQRFRPDVLRWQLRGQSISDVLNMTAETALAFFTEKPVRAVLQAMNDVGLGYLTLGQPLSTVSGGEAQRLKLATELHKRGSVYVMDEPTTGLHLSDIGLLLGIIDRLVDGGNTVILIEHQLDVIRQADWLIDLGPEGGRAGGEVLYSGSPAGLRGVERSVTARYL; this is encoded by the coding sequence ATGACAGACCGGGCATTCATCGAGGTGCGGGGCGCGCGCGAACACAATCTGAAGAACGTCTCGCTGGACATTCCCAAACGGCAGCTGACGGTCTTTACCGGCGTGTCGGGGTCCGGCAAGTCGTCGCTGGTGTTCGACACGCTGGCCGCCGAGGCGCAGCGGCAGTTGAACGAGACCTTCACGGCATTCGTGCAGGGCTTCCTGCCGCACTACGGACAGCCGGACGTGGACAGCGTGAGCCACCTGAACGCCCCGGTCGTCATCAATCAGAAGCGGGTGGGGGGCGGGGCGCGCTCGACAGTGGGCACGTACACGGACATCGCCGCGCCACTGCGGGTGCTGTTCTCCCGCGCGGGGCAACCGTCAGCGGGTCCGGCGTTCGCATACTCGTTCAACACGCCGCAGGGCATGTGCCCGGAGTGCGAGGGCATCGGGCGCACCACGCAGCTTGACCTGGACCGCCTGCTGGACCGGAGCCTGTCTCTGAACGGCGGGGCGATCCAGCACCCGGATTTCAGGCCCGGTAAGTGGCTGTGGAAGACCTACGCGCTGAGTGGCCTGTTCGACCTGGACCGGCCCGTGCAGGACTACAGCGAGCACGACCTGCACCTGCTGCTGCACGGGCGGGACCTGAAGGTGTCGCTGGGCGAGATCAACATGACCTACGAGGGACTGGTGGACCGTTTCGGGCGGATGTACCTGAAGAAGGACGCGGCGGCCATGTCCGACCGGAGCCGCGCGGTGTTCGAGCAGTTCGTGACGGGCGGCACCTGCCCGGTGTGCGGTGGGGCGCGCCTGAACGCGGCGGCGCTGGAGTCGCGGATCGAGGGGCGGAACATCGCGGAACTCTCGGATCTGGAGGCCACCGAGCTGCTGGATTTTCTGCGGGGTCTGAGCGACCCGGCGGCGGCGCGCGTGGCGGGGCACCTCACGCAGCGGCTGTCGCACCTCGTGGAGATCGGGCTGGGGTACCTGAGCCTGAGCCGCGAGACGGCCAGCCTGTCCGGCGGCGAGGGCCAGCGCCTGAAACTCGTGCGGCACCTGGGCAACAGCCTGACCGACATGCTGTACATCCTGGACGAGCCGAGCGTGGGCCTGCACGCGCGGGACGTGTCGCGCCTGACCGGGCTGCTGGGCGCGCTGCGCGACAAGGGCAACACGGTGCTGGTCGTGGAGCACGATCCGGACGTGATCCTGGCCGCCGATCACGTGGTGGACATTGGCCCCGGGCCGGGCGTGCGTGGGGGCGAGGTGACGTTCCAGGGGCCGGTCGCGGCGCTGCTGGAGGCCGGGACCCTGACCGGACGGCACCTGGGTCGCCCGCTGCCGCTGAAGGAGCAGGTGCGCGTCCCGACCGGGTGGCTGCGCGTGCAGGGCGCGCGGCGGCACAACCTGCGGGACGTGACCGTGGACATTCCCACCGGCGTCCTGACGGTCGTGACCGGCGTGGCCGGGTCGGGCAAGAGCACCCTGATTCACGACGTGTTCCTGCCGCGGCACCCGGACGCGGTCGTGGTGGACCAGTCACGCGTGACCACCAACAGCCGCTCGGCGCCCGCCACGTACACCGGGATCATGGACCCCATCCGCAGGGCGTTCGCGAAGGCCAGCGGCCAGAGCCCCGCGCTGTTCAGCTTCAACTCGGAAGGCAGCTGCCCCAACTGCGCCGGGCTGGGAGTCGTGTACACGGACCTCGCGTTCATGGAGGGCCTCTCGACGACCTGCGAGGCCTGCCAGGGCCAGCGCTTCCGCCCGGACGTGCTGCGCTGGCAGTTGCGGGGGCAGTCCATCAGCGACGTGCTGAACATGACCGCCGAGACGGCGCTGGCGTTCTTCACCGAGAAACCCGTCCGGGCGGTCCTGCAGGCCATGAACGACGTGGGGCTGGGGTACCTGACGCTGGGGCAACCGCTGAGCACCGTGTCGGGCGGCGAGGCGCAACGCCTGAAACTCGCCACCGAACTGCACAAGCGCGGCAGCGTGTACGTCATGGACGAACCCACCACGGGCCTGCACCTGAGCGATATCGGGCTGCTGCTGGGCATCATCGACCGGCTGGTGGACGGCGGGAACACGGTCATCCTGATCGAGCATCAACTGGACGTGATCCGGCAGGCCGACTGGCTGATCGACCTCGGCCCCGAGGGCGGACGCGCGGGCGGCGAGGTGCTGTACAGCGGTTCCCCGGCCGGACTGCGCGGCGTGGAACGGTCCGTCACGGCGCGTTACCTCTGA
- a CDS encoding AIM24 family protein — translation MTDMNPGSDGTYSLRDFLAQTAERDNPGDVFELESSKMLEVKVNGRIWSKLGAMVAYKGNLTFKREGTLEGGLMKALKRAVSQEMSPLAKIEGRGVAYLADQGKEVQILRLAGDSLNVNGNDLLAFEDSVQYDITMQRRIAGMAAGGLFSVKVQGQGLVAILSHGKPLTLRVTPNEPIFTDPNATIAWSGNLQPQLRMDSSLRSMIGRGGGETYQMVFQGDGFVVVQPYEEFEHGMGSDSSSGGKSLGDLFD, via the coding sequence ATGACAGACATGAATCCCGGCAGTGACGGCACGTACAGCCTCCGCGACTTCCTGGCGCAGACCGCCGAGCGGGACAATCCCGGCGACGTGTTCGAGCTGGAAAGCAGCAAGATGCTGGAAGTGAAGGTGAACGGCCGCATCTGGAGCAAGCTGGGCGCCATGGTCGCCTACAAGGGCAACCTGACCTTCAAACGCGAGGGCACCCTGGAAGGCGGCCTGATGAAGGCCCTGAAGCGGGCCGTGTCGCAGGAGATGAGTCCGCTGGCGAAGATCGAGGGGCGCGGCGTGGCGTACCTGGCGGACCAGGGCAAGGAAGTGCAGATCCTGCGGCTGGCGGGCGACAGCCTGAACGTGAACGGCAACGACCTGCTGGCCTTCGAGGACAGCGTGCAGTACGACATCACCATGCAGCGCCGCATTGCGGGCATGGCGGCCGGGGGGCTGTTCAGCGTGAAGGTGCAGGGGCAGGGACTAGTCGCCATCCTGAGTCACGGCAAACCGCTAACGCTGCGCGTGACGCCGAACGAACCGATCTTCACGGACCCGAACGCCACCATCGCCTGGAGCGGGAACCTGCAACCGCAACTGCGGATGGATTCCAGCCTGCGTTCCATGATCGGGCGGGGCGGCGGCGAGACGTACCAGATGGTCTTCCAGGGCGACGGCTTCGTGGTCGTGCAACCCTACGAGGAATTCGAGCACGGCATGGGCAGCGACAGCAGCAGCGGCGGCAAGAGCCTGGGCGACCTGTTCGACTGA